The Hevea brasiliensis isolate MT/VB/25A 57/8 chromosome 1, ASM3005281v1, whole genome shotgun sequence genome has a window encoding:
- the LOC110652932 gene encoding serine/threonine-protein kinase-like protein ACR4, whose translation MEISSHLFINFLTWVLKISTFGNAGVLVQLVVLSDFWWLVSGLGSMSSIAISYGENGSVFCGLKSDGSHLVTCYGSNSAIIYGTPAHFPFIGLTAGDGFVCGLLMGSNQPYCWGSSGYIPMGVPQPMVKEAEYIEISAGDYHLCGLRKPLTGRHRNYSLVDCWGYNMTKNNVFDGQIQSISAGSEFNCGLLSQNRSVFCWGDETSSHVISLIPEDMTFQRITAGGYHVCGILELNSRAFCWGKSLNLEEEISVAYSNQGNVDLPPSDPMLSVVGGKFHACGIKSYDHGVICWGSIVKPSTPAPNGIKVYEIAAGNYFTCGILAEKSLLPFCWGLGFPSSLPLAVSPGLCKTTPCTPGSYEFNDDNAPCKSPNSHVCFPCSNGCPAEMYQKTECTLKSNRQCDYNCSSCYSTECFSNCSALYSDAAIGKKDERFWSLQLPVIIVEIGFAVFLVIVVSATATLYVRYRLRNCQCSEKEAKSKKNKERGASFPKDNGKIRQDSDERKIRRAHVFSYEELERATNGFKEESLVGKGSFSCVYKGILKNRTVVAVKKAIGSSDKKNSKEFQTELDVLSRLNHAHLLNLLGYCEEGGERLLVYEFMAHGSLHQHLHGKNKALKEQLDWIRRVTIAVQAARGIEYLHGYACPPVIHRDIKSSNILIDEEHNARVADFGLSLLGPADSNSPLAELPAGTLGYLDPEYYRLHYLTTKSDVYSFGVLLLEILSGRKAIDMQYEQGNIVEWAVPLIKSGDISTILDPVLKPPSDLEALKRIANVACKCVRMKGKERPSMDKVTTALERALAQLMGSPCNEQLILPSEVVLGSNRLHKKSSQRFSNRSASETDVVVDAEDQRFEFRAPSWITFPSVTSSQRRKSSVSEADVDGKNSEARNLGYTGNVGDGLRCLEEEIGPASPQERLFLQHNILK comes from the coding sequence ATGGAAATTTCCAGCCATTTGTTTATAAATTTTCTTACCTGGGTCTTGAAGATTAGCACATTTGGGAACGCTGGAGTTCTTGTTCAACTTGTGGTTCTATCAGATTTTTGGTGGTTGGTTTCAGGCCTAGGCTCCATGTCTTCCATTGCCATTTCTTATGGAGAGAATGGCTCTGTCTTTTGTGGCTTAAAATCAGATGGATCTCATCTTGTGACTTGTTATGGTTCAAACTCTGCTATAATATATGGCACTCCAGCTCATTTCCCTTTCATTGGTTTGACTGCTGGTGATGGCTTTGTTTGTGGACTTCTAATGGGATCTAACCAGCCATATTGTTGGGGAAGTAGCGGTTATATTCCAATGGGTGTTCCTCAGCCTATGGTCAAGGAAGCTGAGTATATAGAAATCAGTGCTGGTGATTACCATTTATGCGGTTTGAGAAAGCCATTAACAGGCAGGCACAGAAACTATTCTCTTGTTGATTGTTGGGGTTATAACATGACCAAGaacaatgtgtttgatggacagaTTCAATCAATCTCGGCTGGTTCTGAGTTTAACTGTGGGTTGTTGTCTCAGAATAGGAGTGTTTTTTGTTGGGGTGATGAGACTAGTAGCCATGTGATCAGCTTAATTCCTGAAGATATGACTTTTCAAAGGATTACAGCTGGTGGATATCATGTTTGTGGGATTTTAGAGCTTAATTCTAGAGCCTTTTGTTGGGGAAAAAGCTTGAACCTTGAGGAAGAGATCTCTGTGGCATATTCAAATCAAGGAAATGTGGATTTGCCTCCAAGTGATCCAATGCTTTCTGTTGTGGGAGGAAAGTTCCATGCTTGTGGAATCAAGAGCTATGACCATGGGGTGATTTGTTGGGGCTCTATTGTAAAACCAAGCACCCCAGCTCCTAATGGCATTAAGGTGTATGAAATTGCTGCTGGAAATTACTTCACTTGTGGAATTCTTGCTGAGAAATCTCTTCTACCTTTTTGTTGGGGTCTTGGGTTCCCTAGCTCTCTGCCTTTGGCAGTCTCACCAGGACTTTGCAAAACTACTCCTTGCACACCTGGTTCCTATGAATTTAACGATGATAATGCACCCTGCAAGTCTCCCAATTCTCATGTCTGCTTCCCCTGCAGTAATGGTTGCCCTGCTGAGATGTACCAGAAAACTGAATGTACTTTGAAATCAAATCGTCAGTGTGATTATAACTGTTCAAGTTGTTATTCGACAGAATGCTTCTCAAATTGTTCTGCCTTGTATTCTGATGCTGCTATTGGAAAGAAGGATGAAAGGTTTTGGTCACTGCAGTTGCCAGTCATTATTGTAGAGATTGGCTTTGCTGTGTTCTTGGTGATTGTTGTATCTGCAACTGCTACTTTGTACGTTCGCTACAGATTGAGGAACTGCCAGTGTTCAGAAAAGGAAGCAAAGTCCAAAAAAAACAAAGAACGTGGTGCTTCATTTCCCAAAGACAATGGAAAGATCCGCCAAGACTCGGATGAGCGTAAGATAAGGAGGGCCCACGTGTTCTCTTATGAGGAACTTGAGAGGGCCACCAATGGATTCAAAGAAGAATCCTTGGTGGGAAAAGGAAGTTTTTCATGTGTTTATAAAGGGATATTGAAGAATAGAACAGTAGTTGCTGTTAAAAAGGCTATAGGATCATCTGATAAGAAGAACTCGAAAGAATTCCAGACTGAGCTTGATGTAttatcaagattaaaccatgccCATTTGCTGAATCTGCTTGGTTATTGTGAAGAAGGTGGAGAAAGGCTTCTGGTTTATGAGTTCATGGCTCATGGTTCCTTGCACCAACATCTTCATGGGAAGAACAAGGCATTAAAAGAGCAGCTGGATTGGATTCGAAGGGTCACCATTGCAGTCCAAGCAGCTAGGGGAATTGAATACCTGCATGGTTATGCTTGCCCACCTGTAATTCATCGAGACATAAAATCTTCTAACATTCTCATTGATGAAGAACACAATGCCCGTGTGGCTGATTTCGGTCTCTCTTTGTTAGGACCAGCTGATAGTAACTCACCATTAGCTGAACTACCTGCAGGCACACTTGGCTATCTTGATCCTGAGTACTATAGACTTCACTACCTAACTACAAAATCTGATGTTTATAGCTTTGGTGTATTGCTTTTAGAAATCCTTAGTGGCCGGAAAGCTATAGACATGCAATACGAACAAGGGAATATAGTAGAATGGGCAGTTCCTCTAATCAAATCAGGAGATATATCCACAATTTTAGATCCAGTTTTGAAGCCTCCATCAGATCTTGAAGCATTGAAAAGGATTGCAAATGTAGCTTGCAAGTGTGTCAGAATGAAAGGCAAGGAAAGGCCATCAATGGATAAAGTAACAACAGCGTTGGAGCGTGCCCTTGCTCAGCTGATGGGCAGTCCATGTAATGAGCAACTAATATTGCCAAGTGAAGTGGTTCTTGGAAGCAATAGGTTGCACAAGAAATCTTCTCAAAGATTTTCAAATAGATCAGCATCAGAGACTGATGTAGTAGTAGATGCTGAAGATCAAAGATTCGAATTTCGAGCTCCATCATGGATAACATTTCCAAGTGTTACTTCTTCCCAGAGGAGAAAATCCTCAGTCTCAGAAGCAGATGTTGATGGGAAAAACTCAGAAGCAAGAAATTTGGGATACACTGGAAATGTTGGGGATGGGTTACGGTGTTTGGAGGAAGAGATTGGACCTGCTTCTCCTCAAGAAAGATTGTTCTTGCAGCATAATATCCTGAAATAA
- the LOC110666406 gene encoding tetrapyrrole-binding protein, chloroplastic, whose amino-acid sequence MAPNPLQSLHYHHHHHHSLLRLQHSDSQPTSSLFLKPRTSISTATNTSLSLSISSSSSTTTTFSISPTTSITPSASQTFSLDLLRQHLSTQNLRQADEETRRLLIVLAGEATQKRGYVFFSEVQFISEKDLKAIDELWKQYSNNKFGYSIQKRIWQKNAGKDFTKFFLKVGWMKKLDTEVVQYNYRSFPNEFIWELNDDTPEGHLPLTNALRGTQLLNSILNHPAFEDIKEEDEVDGENKHGKPDNGLREEENSSKPLSKRLFKPNYSF is encoded by the coding sequence ATGGCCCCCAACCCCCTCCAATCcctccactaccaccaccaccaccaccattctCTCCTCAGGCTCCAACACTCTGACTCCCAACCCACCTCCTCTCTTTTCCTCAAACCCCGCACGTCCATCTCTACCGCCACAAAtacttctctctccctctccatatcTTCTTCCTCCTCCACCACTACCACTTTCTCTATCTCCCCCACCACTTCCATTACTCCTTCAGCTTCCCAAACTTTTTCCCTTGACCTCCTCCGCCAGCACCTCTCCACCCAAAACCTCCGCCAAGCAGATGAAGAAACTCGCCGCCTCCTCATAGTCTTGGCAGGTGAAGCTACACAGAAGCGTGGGTATGTCTTCTTCTCTGAGGTTCAGTTCATATCAGAGAAAGACCTTAAAGCGATTGATGAACTATGGAAACAATACAGCAACAACAAGTTTGGATACAGTATTCAAAAGAGAATATGGCAGAAAAACGCTGGCAAAGACTTCACCAAGTTTTTCCTCAAGGTTGGGTGGATGAAAAAGCTTGATACGGAGGTTGTGCAATACAACTACAGATCTTTCCCTAATGAATTCATCTGGGAGCTCAATGATGACACTCCTGAAGGACACTTGCCTTTGACAAATGCCCTTAGAGGGACACAGCTCCTCAATAGCATTCTTAACCATCCTGCCTTTGAAGAtatcaaagaagaagatgaagttgatGGAGAAAATAAACATGGAAAACCTGATAATGGGTTGAGGGAGGAGGAGAACTCATCAAAGCCATTGAGCAAGAGATTGTTTAAACCAAATTATAGCTTTTGA
- the LOC110652504 gene encoding uncharacterized protein LOC110652504, translating to MSKRRMLDSVSNLFFLLLPLFILQFLSGISAIRKDIGFQEIKICRNTVQGRFLLSDDNGHVCDALSVDPRSRCCPEKGEKFSCHGCNLLSQCCNSYEFCVSCCLNPARTQEEEVIKLKIAKPTTAGTYAGIFDFCAGRCRHNSESVVHENAYLSDFHHCYSLSSNSSGANYTEQEARLVGINVVIGRQGESCHSACKSNGQSCVLNKLLVLNHCDVMQKYMSCKGTCLASIGADQPAEVVDNAPKHLNPGACLYTRTQSTLSCDGSHQYTRRLCPCA from the exons ATGTCAAAGAGAAGGATGCTCGATTCTGTATCCAATTTGTTCTTTTTACTTTTGCCACTTTTCATCCTTCAATTTTTGTCTGGAATTTCAGCAATCAG GAAGGATATTGGCTTTCAAGAAATAAAAATTTGCAGAAATACAGTTCAAGGAAGATTTTTACTATCTGATGACAACG GCCATGTATGTGATGCTTTATCGGTGGATCCACGGTCCCGCTGCTGTCCTGAGAAAGGAGAGAAATTCTCTTGTCA TGGATGCAACCTTCTTTCACAGTGTTGCAATTCCTATGAATTTTGTGTTTCATGCTGCCTGAATCCTGCAAGG ACACAAGAAGAAGAAGTCATAAAGCTGAAAATAGCCAAGCCAACAACTGCag GGACATATGCAGGCATTTTTGATTTCTGTGCTGGGAGGTGCCGTCATAACTCTGAGAGTGTG GTTCATGAGAATGCGTATCTTAGTGATTTCCATCATTGCTATTCCTTGTCATCAAATTCTTCAG GTGCCAATTATACAGAACAAGAAGCAAGACTAGTTGGCATTAATGTAGTTATTGGAAG GCAAGGTGAGTCCTGTCATTCAGCTTGCAAGTCAAATGGACAATCATGCGTCTTAAATAAGCTTCTGGTGCTTAATCATTGCGACGT TATGCAGAAATATATGAGTTGCAAAGGAACATGTTTAGCAAGCATAGGAGCTGATCAGCCTGCAGAAGTTGTTGACAATGCTCCTAAACACTTG AATCCTGGAGCTTGCTTGTATACTCGAACACAATCAACGCTTTCCTGTGACGGCTCACATCAGTATACCAGAAGACTTTGTCCCTGCGCATAG
- the LOC110652505 gene encoding uncharacterized protein LOC110652505 — protein MSANHQHLLRLVLSCRKITAQVTKPSTSTIIAIASSTEQEFLAQYRTRLNRFPLSHHNWDAKMASRVGEKLGFRLKEIGVTSINIDLDEELSRPIHYRKRVLPLFDSVKRVGVAVDGAEKLGEVSPR, from the coding sequence ATGTCTGCGAATCATCAACACCTGCTACGCCTAGTCCTCTCGTGCCGGAAAATCACGGCGCAGGTCACAAAGCCCTCAACCTCCACCATCATAGCCATAGCCTCCTCCACGGAGCAAGAGTTCCTCGCCCAGTATCGCACCAGACTCAACCGCTTCCCGCTATCCCACCACAACTGGGATGCCAAAATGGCATCGCGTGTCGGCGAGAAGCTAGGGTTCCGCCTCAAGGAGATTGGCGTCACCAGCATCAATATCGACCTCGACGAAGAGCTTTCTCGCCCTATTCATTACAGGAAGAGGGTCTTGCCCCTGTTCGATTCGGTGAAACGCGTTGGCGTGGCCGTCGATGGGGCAGAGAAATTAGGAGAGGTTAGCCCCCGTTAG